The segment TCTCAGCCCAGACATTtggaacgatgggcggaacactttagagaacagtttagctAGCCTTCAGCTACTATAtagttacccaccattcccaaacagtctgaatggaacattgaagtaagtCCCTCGACTCTATttgaagttcaaaaagctatagctaatctgaaacgaggaagagcagatggattggctccagaggtcttaaAATATGatggtccagttttagcgactgggttgactaatattttagctaaaatctgggagttgaacgtaatcccatctgactggtcacaatcactgattgtcccaatatataagaaggggtcaaaatcatcctgcaaTAACCATAGAgagattagtttgactaatatagcatctaaaatactagcctcaataattatcgggcgcctgacaaagactcgtgaactgcaaacacgaggaaATCAGGCTGACTTCAGATCTGGTCGTGGCTGcgtcgaccacatattcactattcgtcaggttttagagcacagataTGCTTATCGGCGTTAGAAAATGATCGTtcttcttgacttaaaagcagcatttgactctgtagaccgagaggttctgtggcagtgtctgtgattgaaaggtgtacctgagaagtacataaaccttgtgaaggctatttactcgaacactaccagtcatGCGAGAGCtcatggcgaactgtcatatgattttacaacatcaagtggtgtccgtcaaggctgtccactatctccattgtttgtttaacttcatcataggcCTAGTGCTGGGAATAACGCTCTCGTCGACCGAATTTTCAGGAATCGGTCTCCTACCAGGAGATCCACTTgccgacttagaatacgcagacgACATAGTCCTGTTTTGTGAaaacgctgataaaatgcagagtcttttggtagcactgagcaacagtgtcaggatgtttgggatgaatctcccccctctaaatgtaagttgttgctccaggactgacCTGAACCatggatagggagtgaagtagtcgaacgcgtcgacaacttaattgtgtgagagctatgatgccgcccgggtgcccagaccgaaacaggtggttttcttaggtggccacacTCCTAGCCTTTGACGTGGAGGTCTGACTCACAAGGCAGCGAAGCATCGTtttgagatgcagtcccatggtagccggtgaccaatacttggttcatacgccattagttccctcaggatactggagcccatgtgcaccattggtttggaatcattgttttccaactcccttaggtggactcaccgtgtccccCCGCCtagttaaagctccggacattcgcttttcgtcctttcaatttcgtaagcaaccaGCTCgccgcgagaaggtagtgagtagatTTTTCTGGCAGAGACTGcatactcgtggccatgtgagagcttttTGAgggggccctccccactctcgcccgtatcagggcatttgggggaaaaTAGTATTACTTGCGACTATATGAACTACTCGTGTTTGAATGGTACTAAGAATGCACAAATCAGGTTCATAAGATTTGCATGTGAGTCAAAAGTCTAAATATTTCCAAGTTAGTGTTAATGCAACTTGTAAAAGAGGTAGCGATTTATTTATAACTCGTTTTTAAGGCGCTGTAAAAATTTTATTCAGTCTTTATGGTTGCTTATTCGGGGACTACAAATGGACGTAAAATAATAGTAGATTTAGTTTCATGAATGGTTATCAGTTGCCCAAATTGTATTATTTCATATCAGTTATTCATCATCCCATCCACTTTGATAACCAATCCACCTGAAATCAAATTCGTAACCAATAGCACTTATAAATTATATGTACGGAAAAAGAACAGTTGCTGATCGTTTGTTATTACAATATGGGCTCGCAATATTCAGATAAGGCACAAATTCGAGCTCCTGACCTCACGTACTCATGCAAGTCACTTCTTCATGGAATAAAACCTGCTGGTTTTTACACTTATATTTATTGTAGAATGAATTTGATCATGTTATCCACTATCATGTAAAGAACCATAGGCCCCTATGCTAGTCTCCGTAGTGATACAAAACAATGGTTATTGGATTCTACTAAATAACTGAACTAGATCACTTTTCATTCTCTATTGAATCTGTTTTTATGTCTATTGCTTTTAGTTCCCTGGTAATTTCGTGTCCTCGTCCTAGGTTGTTCTCACAGTTCTCTTCCTTCCGTTGATTCTTCTTACTATTGGGAAGTTATACAACCTAATATTATACATTGTTCTGTGGAATGTAcgttttcatgtttccgacacGAAACATCATCACATCACATTAAAAAACGATATTAATGAATGCTCTGACCACTTAGTAGTAAATGTGTATGATTTATTTTATGGCCAGttgatttaatttatatatatcataatttgTCTTTCAGATTTTAACTTGGTTATATAAATGCCAAATGTTGGTGGTAATGAAAATGTACTCCGTGTGCTAGTGTCTACAGATAATCATGTAGGATATGCCGAAAAAGATGGTTTAAGGGGTCAAGACTCTTTTCGAACATTTGAGGAGATTCTACGTCTGGCAGTTTCACACAATGTGGATTTTATCTTATTTGCAGGCGACATTTTTCATGAAAGTCGACCTTCTATGAGGTCTTTACATGAAGTAATGCGTTTACTTCGTATATATTGTTTGGGAAGTAAACCAGTTCAATTTGAACTTCTTAGTGAAGCCAAGACTATATTTGCTAATACAGCGTTTCATACTGCAAATTATTTAGATGGTAATCTAAATGTTGGAATTCCCGTGTTTACCATTCATGGAAATCACGATGATCCTTCAGGTCCTGGTGGCTTATGTGCAGCTGATTTACTGCATACCGCTGGTTTGATAAATCTGTTTGGGAAGTTCTCTTCAGTAGAACGGATCGATTTGACCCCCGTTCTGCTACGCAAGGGAAATACTCGTGTGGCCTTATATGGCCTTGGATCTGTTCGAGAAGAGAGGCTTCAtcgtttgtttttaaataatagtGTCACTTTTTACCGTCCTACTGAGTGTGTAGATGACTGGTTTTCAGTTTGCACAGTTCACCAAAATCGTGTTCATCACGGCCCTACAAGTTATTTGCCTGAAAACTTCCTCCCAGATTTTCTTGACCTCATTATTTGGGGCCATGAACATGAATGTCGTGTAGAACCAGAATGGAACTCTTCTAAAAACTTTTATGTTGTTCAGCCAGGGAGTTCTGTAGCTACTGCTCTATCTGAAGGTGAGGCACAAGATAAAGCTGTTGCATTATTGGAAATCAGAGAAAAAGAGTTTAAGGTTGGTTCTGATTTCCACATATAAGTTGgatatctttattttttttgaacTGTCCGTTATGTAGTGTGTACTAATTCAACAAAAATGACTGAATTATGTATTTCTTGAATTAGGCCAAATGATCCGTTCTAGGCATGAATTATGTTACGTGCTAGTTCTAAATTTTGACATCTCTCTTCTCAATCGTTTGTGTATTTACGCTCGTCCGACTTGATAATTCTTATTATTTGTGATAAAGTGGTTGATGTTTTGGTTgaaattttctttatttctaaAACAACGCATTTTAAAACTTTTTACATTGTATTAGCATTGGAAGCAGTTTTTAAGGATTACAATTATCTGTACAATCAATCGTAGTTTATTATGAGCCAGCTGTTCATCAATCTGCTAATCAACCTCAATATAACTTCATTTTTTGGTCAGCTTCATCTGATCATTCCACACTAACAGTGAGGACAAGTAAAAAAGTTGTCCGAATTATAATGTGCAGTTAGGAATATCCTTGTTCTAATAGGAAGGTATAAATGAATCCCAAAATAATGGCTGTTAAATGTCTTGGCATTTTTTTTGTTATCAAGTCAATATGAATTGCTTAACTCTTTCTACCAGAATCAACGCAAATATTTCAAATGCAAGTTTGAATGTGCTCAGGTCAATAAATTATTCTCATCACATAGGGAAATCGGTATACGCTGAAAGTTGATATAgtagttttctattttattactGAATAGATAGATCGGGATTGCTTACTATCAAGTTTTTTCCTCTCATCCCATCCTTTGTTATCTTGCAAGATTTTGATGTGGGTAATAAAACTCATTACTTCCTCTAAAAAAAATCCCAATATTTTCATATCCTTTATTCAAAAACTGAAGTATTTTTCTGATACTATGCAGTATGGTAGCAGGCGAAGTTGAATTTTATTTGGCTTATATGGTTTTCCGTTTATTTCTATCGTAACAAATCGCCACCATAAAAGTATGAGTTTTTTGATTTAAAAGTTTCTGGAAATCAAGAATTGTTACGTTTTATTACTTTTCACCCTATTAATCAGTGGATGAAAATTTACGATAGATCCATGCTAAGAAAATTAGGCATTTGCATATagctaaataaaaaaataaatcaccGTATTAGTGCGCCACAGTTGAAATGTATATCATAGTATTGTTATTTTTCTATAGCCGTGCACCTCTTTTACTTTTAGGTCACACGTCTACCTTTACGTACTGTCAGACCATTTTTATTTAAGGATCTAATTCTACAGGATTATGTGCCAAAGCTGGATCCAAATGCATTTGATGTTGTCAGGCGAATCGAGTCAATATGTGACAAGCTTATTGAATCAGAAATAAGCAAGGCTGTAACTTTTTCATCTGAAGCTTTAGCAAGTGAACTGAACGTTGATGCAAGTAAATCAACCAGTGCTGCAGAATATGAATGCAATGAAAATATCAAAATCACATCAACTCAACGACTACTTCCCCCAGTTGAACCACTTATACGATTACGCGTAGACTTAAGCGGTGGATTCGAATCATTCAGTGGACTTAGATTTGGTCAAAAATTTGTTGGTCGTGTGGCCAACCCTAAAGTAAGAATTCGGTATTTGATAGTCTCACACTTTAAGCTTTAAAGTTGATGGCATTTTTTTCCGTGAAGGCCAATCCACAAGTTAGTTTAATTCTACAAATATTTGACTTAGCCTTTTGACAGTTGATTTAGTACTGTGACATATTTTTGCTTAGTGCGTCTTACTCTATATTATcaagtgaaaatattttattctgtaGGATATCACACAAACATAACTGAAAATGATTGTACatgccaggatgtttgagattcgtttctccccctctaaatgtaagtTGTTACGCCAGGACTGTCCTGCGTTAACACCTGAACCatggatagggagtgaagtagtcgaacgcgtcgacaacttcacttatcttggaagtctgatcagccctaatgagttagtgtctgacgaaatctctgcacggattcaaaaagcccGTTTGGCTTTTTCCAACTTACTtcacctatggtgaaggcgagatatccattTATCAATTAAGGAaggagtatactgcacagcagttcgctccgttctACTTTACAGCTGCGAAATTTGGCCATTTAGATTAGAAGATatttgtaagttactagtatttgaccacagatgtcttagaaatattgcttgcgTCTGCTGCGATCACCGGGTAGGTaacagtgaggttagacacagggtattagggaatgatggtgaatcagttgatgaggttgtgaatcttcatcaactgagatggttgggccacgtgttacgtatgcctgaacaccaattaccacgacgcgcaatgctgaatagtgttggagatggttggaagagagttaggggcggccaaaccataacgtggcatcagtgcttgaagtcactaacttctagtcttagccatgttggtagatgcagactacttggttggggtccgcgagactagtggttggagactctgtgttaCATGGCTCAGTAtagatcacaatggtgtaggtgtatgtactctttgtcttcccttaaactgagATAAAAACtctatacctttctttctacgaactaattttaTCCCCCCccgtatcatatccttatatgcaatcttcgTTGATATGTATTACTATCATTGAAGtttttacttctatgaattcggtgttaaTCTTGTTGTGCTTATGAggtgtgacaacttgaaccgatgcttgtatgtgcctggtcctacgttataaCTGACCGACCGAAGTTCCTTTAAATATCAACAAAATACCaaaaaagtataaataaaaaaagcagCAACATGATGCGAATTTACTGCTTCTGTTTGGAGACAGATTATATCTAGGGCAGTCACGCTGTACATACACTCATCTAAATTTAAGAGCGTCTGCTTGATCTAGATTGCTAGAAACGCTTCTGATACAACAGTTTTTGAGAAAAATATTTGCCTAATCAATAGTAGTTAAAATATTCATGAGAATGATGTTTGAGTAAACTCTACTTCCCGTTTTCTGTTAATTGTAAAGgatttaattgtttttaatcGAAATCGTGAAAAATTGGCTGCTGCGCAAGCAAATCGCGCTTTAAAATCTGGTCTACAGAACAGTACGATTTGCAGTGATCCAGATGAAATGGAAGTTGAAAGTAAAAAAGTTGGATTAAATTCTGCTGAAGTTGAAGAGCTTGTACGTCATTATCTACTACAAATGGTTGAGAGTAAAGGACAAAAACCATCAGAAGAGTTAACCTGTGGGTTGAGCTTATTCACTACAAGTGAACTTGAACGTGGACTCAGACGATATGTAGATCGGGGTATTTCCGATGCTATAAATCACATCTCATCATCTATTTTGAACAAAGCCATTCGACATCTTAGAATGCGTAAAGCTCCAGAAGAACGTATTGTCACTGATATTTTGTCATTTTGCTATACTCGAAGCACTAATTCTACACAAAATGAGGACAGTGATAAAGAAGAAAACGAAGGTCAGTGTGTTGAATTGGTTTAGGAACATAATCACCACGTATCTCATGTTTGTTAATTTTTTATAACTAGTTGATTTTATATGATTTCTATTTCACCATATGATGTGAAATTCTAACCAAGTTAAACATAGGAAATCTGGATAAAACCCAAGATTAACAAATAGTTCAGCTGTTGCTGCATTATTAATTATGTtttttatcagtcagtcaggcatcTACAATGTAAAACCAGGCTGGTTGCTTTGTAGTCAAGTACAATTGAATGTTTCATACCACATATATTACTTATGGGATTTGCTAATACCATTTGAGTTACAGTAGGTTAAACCGAGTTCGAACATGTAATCTAGTAGTTGAAGACCAAGTGATTGAACGAATAATTTACTGCCTTTATTTACCCCAATTGCTTAAACTCTAAGATCAAAGTTCCTTAACCGTAGGTTAATAGTCAATTACTCAAATAGACCAACAAAAATTTAGTAGAAACAGTCTTATTTATATTAAAGACCTgtgtctcccggtaaaagttcagctcctggagatttagatgataaaagtgttatctctaaaaacatgtcaacgacaaagttaaataagaatggggagagtggacagccctgacgaacaccattgaggtaatcaattctggtgacagttcgccataggctctaactcgaccagttgtgttcgagtagagagcctttataaggttaatgtacttctttggtactcctttcagtgacaaactgctacagaacctcacgatcaacggagtcaaatgccgccttaaggtcaagaagtACTATTATTGTGgggcgtctgaatgtgtgtttGTGTTCCAGGAcgtgacgtagagtgaatatctggtctatacaaccacgtccaggtcggaaaccagcctagtcttctctagtctgctcttcacgagttTTGGTTGGGCgttgaagtattattgaagctaatattttaaacactatattagtcaaattgattcctctgtgattgtcacaagaggacttttgtcctttcttataaactggcacaatcagtgattgggaccagtcagatagaattacgcctagttcccagattctacctaagacctcag is part of the Schistosoma mansoni strain Puerto Rico chromosome 1, complete genome genome and harbors:
- a CDS encoding putative meiotic recombination repair protein 11 (mre11), with protein sequence MPNVGGNENVLRVLVSTDNHVGYAEKDGLRGQDSFRTFEEILRLAVSHNVDFILFAGDIFHESRPSMRSLHEVMRLLRIYCLGSKPVQFELLSEAKTIFANTAFHTANYLDGNLNVGIPVFTIHGNHDDPSGPGGLCAADLLHTAGLINLFGKFSSVERIDLTPVLLRKGNTRVALYGLGSVREERLHRLFLNNSVTFYRPTECVDDWFSVCTVHQNRVHHGPTSYLPENFLPDFLDLIIWGHEHECRVEPEWNSSKNFYVVQPGSSVATALSEGEAQDKAVALLEIREKEFKVTRLPLRTVRPFLFKDLILQDYVPKLDPNAFDVVRRIESICDKLIESEISKAVTFSSEALASELNVDASKSTSAAEYECNENIKITSTQRLLPPVEPLIRLRVDLSGGFESFSGLRFGQKFVGRVANPKDLIVFNRNREKLAAAQANRALKSGLQNSTICSDPDEMEVESKKVGLNSAEVEELVRHYLLQMVESKGQKPSEELTCGLSLFTTSELERGLRRYVDRGISDAINHISSSILNKAIRHLRMRKAPEERIVTDILSFCYTRSTNSTQNEDSDKEENEDKYSPIKPYSNPKVETCANTKPTRLQELEWSLEEEEAEQVPIHNNLTPEKVRVNKVSGKATLQTKQSFNKKSVPSCQLILQTKDDFGFDSDKDEATTLADMVEDVSTDDDTSSSLNEGKFAKQNYIGRNPVSPPNDALPKTNRSGRGRGVRTDLTSGGSSRGRGNKRRVGPKPGSQQTNNDGDDRLDFDFRRKRRKVE